A DNA window from Myxocyprinus asiaticus isolate MX2 ecotype Aquarium Trade chromosome 45, UBuf_Myxa_2, whole genome shotgun sequence contains the following coding sequences:
- the LOC127434825 gene encoding ankyrin repeat and SOCS box protein 15-like isoform X2 — protein sequence MEYIEQTDEDQLIEYAIQLSLQDACGFSILNNPLSTLETVIDENLKILSAIKQGDVLALKQLHKCSKAFKERDSRGWLPLHRASVQPDAHVLDTVLMASYELSMEEVTGDGETALTLASQAGYLENVKVLLQHGASPHNTNSNNETPLLLAVRTGSYDMVETLIMGGAFVEQVCLKKWTATHEAAKVGCADILMLLLRHGAKIMGRDGHGVTPMGIAAEYGHADILAILIQNGGDVTAQASNGDSVLYDAAGSGNLDCIDLLLQHGASPNVASLCSQLPIHRAAYEGHYLALRTFIPITTKRAIRLSGMSPVHSAADGGHVDCLELLIEKGFDVNPILGCHISENYGDMRKTPLYFAICNGDVTCTELLLKAGAKTDLDPLRSLLVAVRAGNYELVRLLLAHGADANCIFSVISDTIFPTALQYCLKDEMMLRLLLNNGYQAESCFECYHDNCAATYTWAEFHSQTYEIKCNPNKVTETQGP from the exons ATGGAGTACATTGAACAAACGGATGAAGATCAGCTCATTGAGTATGCTATTCAATTGAGCCTCCAAGATGCTTGCGGCTTCTCTATTTTGAATAACCCACTAAG CACATTAGAAACAGTCATCGATGAAAACCTCAAGATTTTATCTGCAATAAAGCAAG GTGATGTTCTTGCACTAAAGCAACTGCATAAGTGCAGCAAAGCCTTTAAGGAAAGAGACAGCAGGGGTTGGCTTCCTTTGCACAGAGCTTCAGTCCAGCCAGATGCACATGTGCTGGATACTGTCCTTATGG CATCCTATGAGCTGAGTATGGAGGAGGTGACAGGTGATGGAGAGACCGCTCTGACTCTGGCTTCTCAAGCAGGATATTTGGAGAACGTGAAGGTTCTGCTCCAGCACGGAGCTTCTCCACATAACACCAACAGCAATAATGAGACTCCACTTCTTCTGG CTGTAAGGACAGGCTCCTATGATATGGTTGAAACGCTCATTATGGGAGGAGCCTTTGTGGAGCAGGTGTGTTTAAAGAAGTGGACAGCCACCCATGAGGCCGCAAAGGTGGGCTGTGCAGACATCCTAATGCTGTTGCTGAGACACGGGGCAAAGATCATGGGTCGGGACGGGCATGGGGTTACACCAATGGGTATCGCTGCAGAGTACGGCCACGCTGATATACTGGCTATCCTCATCCAAAACG GGGGCGATGTTACCGCTCAAGCTTCCAATGGAGACAGTGTGCTATATGATGCAGCAGGCTCTGGAAACCTGGACTGCATTGATCTCCTCTTACAACACGGCGCTAGTCCTAACGTAGCCAGCCTTTGCTCTCAACTTCCCATTCACCGTGCAGCCTATGAAGGGCACTATCT AGCTCTGAGGACCTTCATTCCCATTACCACTAAAAGAGCCATTCGTTTATCAGGGATGAGTCCAGTTCATTCTGCAGCGGACGGAGGTCACGTTGACTGTCTAGAGCTGCTGATCGAGAAGGGCTTTGATGTCAACCCCATCCTAGGCTGCCATATCTCTGAAAACTACGGTGACATGAGGAAAACTCCGCTGTACTTTGCCATCTGCAATGGAGATGTCACCTGCACAGAGCTGCTTCTGAAAGCAGGTGCGAAAACGGACCTGGACCCTCTGCGCTCCCTCTTGGTGGCAGTCAGGGCTGGGAATTACGAATTGGTGCGGTTGCTTCTTGCCCACGGGGCGGACGCTAACTGCATCTTCTCTGTCATCAGTGACACAATATTTCCCACGGCATTGCAGTACTGCCTCAAGGATGAAATGATGCTGCGTCTGCTCCTTAACAACGGTTACCAAGCAGAGAGCTGTTTCGAGTGTTACCATGACAACTGTGCAGCAACATACACATGGGCAGAGTTTCATAGCCAGACGTACGAAATCAAGTGTAATCCGAACAAAGTAACT